A DNA window from Deltaproteobacteria bacterium contains the following coding sequences:
- a CDS encoding efflux RND transporter permease subunit has protein sequence MTGDKETGAFSALVETFLQARYSVILAAVSLCLGAWAVVMTPREEEPQIVVPMADVAVSFPGAGSREVEALVSVPLERLLWQIDGVEYVYSQSRRDGAVVTVRFHVGEDRERSLVKLHNQIARHEDQAPPGVTGWVVRPVEIDDVPMVTVTLFSDDLDDYALRRVGEEVMARLAETEDTSGISLVGGRSREVRVELDPSRMAGLGLDPLGIQRALAAADASGTAGSFSALNRETVVGSQSFLASAEQVRALVVGVHDGRPVYLRDVARVMDGPEEPGVYSRIGFSARAVRSGEGPEGSMPAVTLAVAKKKGTNAVDVARDIRERMAGLSETVLPAGVSYTVTRDFGQTADDKVHNLLINLTFAVLTVVVLLAFTLGWREAVVVALAVPVSFSLALFVNYLLGYTINRVTLFALILSLGLVVDDPITNVDNIQRHIRAGVLPPRKATVAAVSEVLPPVVMSTLAIIVSFAPLFFITGMMGPYMAPMAANVPLTVTFSTLCAVTIVPWMACSLLRSTSGRGQTRPENAVSPTVLRIYRSILDPFLGSAGRRLALFSGIGLLLGGCLLLAGLRLVPFKMLPFDNKNEFQLVLDMPEGTPLEATNRAVTRFEAFLATVPEVTEFVSYVGRPSPMDFNGLVRHYFLREGPHLADIRVNLVHRDRREAQSHDIVLRLRPGLEALARETGVDLKIVESPPGPPVLSTLVTEVYGEPETSYEDMVTAAKKLAAVMVDEPGVVDVDVSSEAERDRLDFVLDKEKAALHGVSAQDVVAVLRTALSGSTPALVHLPHERQPLLVRLTLPRALRSGPTDLAQIRLASTGGHLVPLGELGIFRILAEDQPVMRKNLRPVVYVTAETAGIAPGEAVLDLQSRLRGVDLGPGIEVDWAGEGEWKITLDVFRDLGLANAAALLGIYLLLVLQTGSVGLPMLIMLAVPLTLLGIMPGFWLLNLLFSRPVGELANPIFFTATSMIGMIALGGIVIRNSLVLVEFIQAALKRGERLREAVIQSGAIRLRPIVLTALTTALGAWPITLDPIFSGLAWALIFGLTASTAFTLVVVPTVYYVILRRRIEPEPKTILRTHCHEVDL, from the coding sequence GTGACTGGCGACAAAGAAACCGGAGCGTTCTCTGCCCTGGTGGAGACCTTTCTGCAGGCCAGGTACTCGGTTATCCTGGCCGCGGTCAGTCTCTGTCTGGGGGCCTGGGCGGTTGTCATGACCCCCCGCGAGGAGGAGCCCCAGATTGTGGTGCCCATGGCCGACGTGGCCGTCAGCTTTCCGGGGGCCGGGAGCAGAGAGGTCGAGGCCCTGGTGTCCGTGCCTCTGGAGCGCCTTTTGTGGCAGATCGATGGGGTGGAATACGTCTATTCTCAGTCCCGTCGGGACGGGGCCGTGGTCACTGTCCGCTTCCATGTCGGAGAGGACCGGGAGCGGTCCCTGGTCAAGCTCCACAACCAGATCGCCCGCCACGAGGACCAAGCCCCTCCCGGGGTGACAGGGTGGGTGGTCCGCCCGGTGGAGATCGACGACGTGCCCATGGTCACGGTGACCCTGTTTTCCGATGACCTGGACGATTACGCTTTGCGGCGGGTGGGCGAGGAGGTCATGGCCCGCTTGGCCGAGACCGAGGATACCTCCGGTATCTCCCTGGTCGGGGGCCGCAGCCGGGAGGTCCGGGTCGAGCTGGATCCGAGTCGGATGGCTGGGCTGGGCCTGGATCCCCTCGGGATTCAGCGGGCCTTGGCTGCGGCCGACGCCTCGGGTACGGCAGGAAGCTTCTCGGCCCTGAATCGGGAGACGGTCGTGGGCAGCCAGTCCTTTCTGGCTTCGGCCGAGCAGGTCCGCGCCCTGGTGGTCGGGGTCCACGATGGGCGGCCCGTGTATCTGCGGGACGTGGCCAGGGTGATGGACGGACCCGAAGAACCCGGTGTCTACAGCCGGATCGGGTTTTCGGCCCGGGCGGTCCGATCCGGAGAGGGTCCGGAGGGATCCATGCCCGCCGTGACCCTGGCCGTGGCCAAGAAAAAGGGCACCAATGCGGTGGACGTGGCCCGGGACATCCGGGAACGCATGGCCGGATTGTCCGAAACCGTGCTTCCGGCCGGCGTGTCCTATACCGTCACAAGGGATTTCGGCCAAACGGCCGACGACAAGGTCCACAATCTGTTGATCAATTTGACCTTCGCCGTGCTGACCGTGGTCGTGCTCTTGGCCTTCACCCTGGGCTGGCGGGAGGCGGTCGTGGTAGCCCTGGCCGTTCCGGTCAGCTTCTCCTTGGCCCTGTTCGTCAACTATCTCCTGGGATACACGATCAATCGGGTGACCCTTTTCGCCCTGATCCTGTCCCTGGGGCTGGTGGTGGACGACCCCATCACCAACGTGGACAACATCCAGCGCCATATCCGAGCCGGGGTCCTGCCGCCGCGCAAGGCCACGGTGGCGGCCGTGAGCGAGGTCTTGCCGCCGGTGGTCATGTCCACCCTGGCCATCATCGTCAGCTTCGCGCCGCTTTTCTTCATCACCGGGATGATGGGCCCCTACATGGCCCCCATGGCCGCCAACGTGCCCCTGACCGTGACTTTTTCGACCCTTTGCGCCGTGACCATCGTGCCCTGGATGGCCTGTTCCCTGCTTCGCTCCACGTCGGGCCGGGGCCAAACACGCCCCGAAAACGCGGTCTCCCCGACCGTTCTGCGAATCTATCGAAGCATTCTGGATCCATTCCTCGGCTCGGCAGGACGTCGTCTGGCTCTGTTCTCAGGGATCGGCCTTCTTCTGGGCGGTTGTTTGCTCCTGGCAGGGCTTCGTCTGGTGCCATTTAAGATGCTCCCCTTCGACAACAAGAACGAATTCCAGCTCGTTCTCGATATGCCCGAAGGAACTCCTCTGGAGGCCACCAACCGGGCCGTAACCCGGTTCGAGGCCTTTCTGGCCACGGTGCCCGAGGTGACAGAATTCGTCAGTTATGTGGGAAGGCCTTCGCCCATGGATTTCAACGGTCTGGTCCGGCACTATTTCTTACGCGAAGGTCCGCATCTGGCCGACATTCGGGTCAACCTGGTCCACCGGGACCGGCGCGAGGCCCAGAGTCACGACATCGTCCTGCGGCTTCGGCCGGGCCTGGAAGCCCTGGCCCGGGAGACCGGGGTGGATCTGAAGATCGTGGAGTCGCCCCCGGGGCCGCCGGTGTTGTCCACCCTGGTGACTGAAGTCTACGGAGAACCGGAAACATCGTACGAAGACATGGTGACGGCGGCCAAGAAACTAGCGGCGGTCATGGTCGACGAGCCCGGGGTGGTGGACGTCGATGTAAGCTCCGAGGCCGAACGGGACCGTCTCGATTTTGTCCTGGACAAGGAAAAGGCCGCCCTGCACGGGGTCAGCGCCCAGGACGTCGTCGCGGTCCTGCGCACGGCCTTGTCGGGATCGACCCCGGCCCTGGTCCATCTTCCCCACGAACGCCAGCCCCTGTTGGTCCGCCTGACCCTGCCCCGGGCCTTGCGGTCCGGCCCGACGGATCTGGCCCAGATTCGCCTGGCCTCGACCGGAGGGCACCTCGTGCCTCTGGGAGAGTTGGGGATTTTCCGGATCTTGGCCGAGGATCAGCCTGTCATGCGCAAGAATCTTCGGCCGGTGGTCTATGTCACGGCCGAAACGGCCGGGATTGCCCCCGGCGAGGCCGTTCTCGATCTCCAGTCCCGTTTGAGGGGGGTGGATCTCGGCCCGGGCATCGAGGTGGACTGGGCCGGGGAGGGGGAGTGGAAGATCACCCTGGACGTCTTCCGGGATCTGGGTCTGGCCAACGCCGCGGCCCTTTTGGGCATCTATCTCCTGCTCGTCCTTCAAACCGGGTCCGTTGGCCTGCCAATGCTCATCATGCTGGCCGTGCCCCTGACCCTGCTGGGCATTATGCCCGGGTTCTGGCTTTTGAACCTGCTCTTCAGCCGTCCGGTGGGCGAGCTGGCCAATCCGATCTTTTTCACGGCCACGAGCATGATCGGCATGATCGCCCTGGGTGGCATCGTCATCCGCAATTCGCTCGTTTTGGTGGAGTTCATCCAGGCGGCCCTGAAACGTGGCGAACGACTTCGCGAGGCAGTCATCCAGAGCGGAGCCATCAGGCTGAGGCCCATTGTGCTTACGGCCCTGACCACGGCCCTGGGAGCCTGGCCCATAACCCTGGACCCCATCTTTTCCGGTCTGGCCTGGGCACTCATCTTCGGCCTGACGGCCTCCACGGCCTTCACCC
- a CDS encoding efflux RND transporter periplasmic adaptor subunit, which yields MSVCAPRLEGERVSRKWLKIGGPLAGCLGLVVLILVQVGLFDGVKIGPRETSVPAAGSMFHQTSEARLVEVPEAIQAVGTVRSRTQTQLASQVTARIESMSVRAGDRVARGQILVRLDDQALRSRLDQARKTLEASRSRAAQSTQAIAAAQAGFDTAKSRYERMRQMLESGAVSVQDMEQAEAAYLQAKAGLQQAKDGQSGARSDAAGAEEMLEEARITLEYAVIRAPEAGEVVKRLAEPGDMAWAGRPLLELHAGQSLQLEALVQESLVTRVGLGQELLVRIDALDRDLSGRIEEIVPSADPASRTFVVKAALESGSGVLPGMFGRLFIPLGQKTALVAPEASVVRVGQLEAVWVRTDDAWSRVQVTTGRLLPEGREVLSGLEPGDVVGIPEA from the coding sequence ATGAGCGTTTGTGCCCCTAGGCTCGAAGGAGAGCGCGTGAGCAGGAAATGGTTGAAGATCGGCGGTCCCCTGGCCGGATGCCTGGGCCTTGTGGTTCTGATCCTGGTCCAGGTCGGGCTTTTTGATGGGGTCAAGATCGGGCCCCGCGAGACATCCGTTCCCGCTGCGGGGAGCATGTTCCACCAGACCTCGGAAGCCCGGCTGGTGGAAGTTCCCGAGGCCATCCAAGCTGTGGGCACGGTCCGTTCCCGAACCCAGACCCAGTTGGCCTCTCAGGTTACGGCCCGGATCGAGTCCATGTCCGTGCGGGCCGGGGATCGGGTGGCCAGGGGGCAGATCCTGGTTCGACTGGACGATCAAGCCCTGCGTTCCCGCCTGGACCAGGCCCGCAAGACCCTTGAGGCGTCCCGGTCCAGGGCGGCCCAGTCCACCCAGGCCATCGCCGCTGCCCAGGCTGGATTCGACACGGCCAAATCCCGCTATGAACGTATGCGGCAGATGCTCGAAAGCGGGGCCGTGTCTGTCCAGGATATGGAGCAGGCCGAGGCCGCCTATCTCCAGGCCAAGGCCGGGCTCCAGCAGGCCAAAGACGGCCAGAGCGGAGCCAGGTCCGACGCAGCCGGAGCCGAGGAGATGCTCGAAGAGGCCCGCATCACCCTGGAGTACGCGGTCATTCGGGCCCCGGAGGCCGGGGAGGTGGTCAAGCGGTTAGCCGAACCCGGAGACATGGCCTGGGCCGGTCGACCATTGCTCGAACTCCACGCAGGCCAGTCTCTGCAGTTGGAGGCCCTGGTCCAGGAAAGTCTCGTGACCCGGGTGGGCCTGGGGCAGGAACTCTTGGTGCGCATCGACGCCCTGGACCGGGATTTGTCCGGTCGGATCGAGGAGATCGTCCCGTCGGCCGACCCGGCCAGCCGGACATTCGTGGTCAAGGCCGCCCTCGAGTCCGGAAGCGGGGTCCTGCCGGGTATGTTTGGTCGTCTATTCATCCCGTTGGGGCAGAAGACCGCACTGGTAGCGCCCGAGGCCTCGGTGGTCCGGGTCGGTCAACTCGAGGCGGTCTGGGTCCGCACGGACGATGCCTGGAGCCGGGTTCAGGTGACCACGGGCCGACTTTTGCCCGAAGGCCGGGAGGTACTCTCCGGTCTGGAACCCGGCGACGTGGTCGGCATTCCGGAGGCCTGA